In a genomic window of Hippoglossus stenolepis isolate QCI-W04-F060 chromosome 15, HSTE1.2, whole genome shotgun sequence:
- the ints2 gene encoding integrator complex subunit 2 yields MADSAGLQSVSAFAFEAMQKVDVVRLAALSDPELRLLLPCLVRMALCAPADQSQTWAQDKKLILRLLSGVEAVNSIVALLSVDFHALEQDARKEQQLRHKAGGSNAESILVSQLQHGLTLEFEHSDPLRRLRLTLSELLAIMNKVTDSNGEFFLKSSELFESLVYLEEVADVLCILQAELPSLLPIVDVAEALLHVRNGDWFLCLLVANVPDSFNEVCRGLIKNGERQDEESLGGRRRTEALRQLCQMNPSQALNIRAMVMEECHLPGLGVALTLDYKPDTPDEAVSPLVSYVSGLLLGTNSKVRTWFSMFIRNGQQRKRESSSVLWQMRRQLLLELVAILPRSRSTHMPNDGDMEGEGSSGYSGLREEHVVKASALLRLYCALMGIAGLRPTDEEAEQLLQLMTSRPPATPAGVRFVSLSFCKLLAFPTLVSTPEQEQLMVMWLSWMIKEEEYFESAAGVSASFGEMLLLVAMYFHSNQLSSIIELVCSTLGMKIAIKPSSLSKMKTIFTQEIFTEQVVTAHAVRVAVTNNLSANITGFLPIHCIYQLLRSRAFTKHKVSIKDWIYRQLCETNTPIHTQLIPLIDAYINSILTPASKANPEATNQPITEQEILSVFQSAAGQGEGGRGGRQRYSITTQLLILYYILSYEENLLASTKQLALMQRKPKSYSAALMDHIPIKYLVTQAQGLQQELGGLHSALLRLLATNFPHLCLVEDWVCEEEVTGTLPLLRRMMLPSNTCRYTQSQLHQAFQKLPSSSPRLMRILEHLTLLSPGDLIPYAEALTASMALLLEPDVPRRILQTLNKLWMGLNTVMPRRLWVMTVNALQASAKLLRQQTYTQNDLMVDPLIVLRCDQRVYRCPPVMDIVLHMLNGYLLASKAYLQCHLKETADFERQSQTVTSLGVPGQPDTPEVTREELKNALLAAQDSAAVQLLLEVCLPTSEEQQLGANTESLLKSIKGPMPGKLKEGSPGPRASRVLEEAEPEGGLLSDLREVQCLICCLLHQMFIADPNIAKLVHFQGYPQALLPLTVAGIPSIHICLDFIPELLAQPQLEKQIFAIQLLSYLCTQYALPKSLSVARLAVSVMGTLLTVLTHAKRFSFFMPTLPCLVAFCQAFPPLYDEVAALLVQVGQVCASDVATKARDVDPLIARLQYLKEKPQEAVVQGGGGSSKLTLPQKTAEELGGTDPDVQLCYCVEATFMDIISTTLHGL; encoded by the exons atggCAGACAGTGCagggctgcagtctgtcagcGCCTTTGCTTTTGAAGCCATGCAGAAGGTGGATGTAGTGCGCCTGGCTGCCCTCAGTGATCCAGagctcaggctgctgctgccctgcCTGGTGAGGATGGCTCTGTGTGCTCCAGCTGATCAGAGCCAGACCTGGGCTCAGGACAAGAAGCTCATCCTCCGCCTGCTCTCAGGAGTGGAGGCTGTCAATTCCATTGTTGCTCTGTTGTCTGTTGACTTTCACGCCTTGGAGCAGGATGCACGaaaggagcagcagctcag GCATAAGGCTGGCGGCTCTAACGCAGAGAGCATCCTGGTGTCACAGCTTCAGCATGGCCTGACCCTGGAGTTTGAACACAGTGATCCCCTGAGGAGGCTCCGTCTGACACTCAGTGAACTGTTGGCCATCATGAATAAG gtgaCGGACTCAAATGGAGAATTTTTCTTAAAGTCTTCTGAACTCTTTGAAAGCCTGGTTTACTTGGAAGAGGTCGCAGATGTCCTCTGTATTTTACAAGCAG AGCTGCCGTCCTTGCTACCCATTGTGGATGTAGCCGAAGCTTTGCTACATGTACGCAATGGTGAttggtttctgtgtctgttggtTGCCAATGTCCCTGACAGCTTCAATGAAG tttGCAGAGGTTTGATCAAGAATGGCGAACGGCAGGATGAGGAGAGTCTTGGAGGTCGACGCAGGACTGAAGCACTCCGGCAGTTATGTCAGATGAACCCCTCACAAGCCCTCAACATCAGAGCCATGGTG ATGGAGGAGTGCCACCTGCCTGGCCTGGGTGTGGCCCTGACTCTTGACTATAAACCAGACACACCAGATGAAGCTGTCAGTCCTCTGGTCTCTTATGTGAGCGGACTGCTGCTGGGCACCAACAGCAAAGTCCGTACCTGGTTCAGCATGTTTATTCGCAATGGACAACAG CGAAAGAGAGAAAGCAGCTCGGTCCTGTGGCAGATGCGCagacagctgctgctggagctggtcGCCATCCTGCCGCGGTCACGCAGCACCCACATGCCCAATGACGGTGACATGGAAGGGGAGGGCAGCTCAGGGTACTCTGGCCTGAGAGAGGAGCATGTGGTGAAGGCCAGTGCTCTGCTCCGACTCTACTGTGCCCTCATGGGCATCGCAGGCCTCAG ACCGACAGATGAAGAGGCAGAGCAGCTACTACAGCTCATGACCAGTCGGCCTCCAGCAACTCCTGCTGGCGTTCGCTTTGTTTCCCTGTCCTTCTGCAAGCTGCTCGCCTTCCCCACTCTGGTCAG CACTccagagcaggagcagctgatggTCATGTGGCTCAGCTGGATGATCAAAGAGGAGGAATACTTTGAGAG TGCTGCGGGCGTATCTGCTTCTTTTGGAGAGATGCTATTACTGGTTGCCATGTATTTCCATAGCAACCAGCTCAGCTCCATTATTGAGTTGGTGTGCTCTACTTTGGGGATGAAG ATTGCCATCAAGCCGAGCTCTCTGAGCAAGATGAAGACGATCTTCACGCAGGAAATCTTTACAGAACAG GTCGTCACAGCCCATGCGGTTCGGGTCGCTGTGACCAATAACTTAAGTGCAAACATCACAGGATTCCTCCCAATTCACTGCATCTACCAGCTGCTTCGGAGCCGAGCTTTCACCAAGCACAAAGTGTCCATCAAG GATTGGATTTATCGCCAGCTCTGTGAGACCAACACCCCCATCCACACCCAACTGATCCCTCTAATTGATGCCTATATCAACTCCATCCTCACTCCAGCATCCAAGGCCAACCCAGAGGCCACCAACCAGCCTATCACTGAGCAGGAGATCCTCAGTGTCTTCCAGAGCGCTGCAGGG CAAGGGGAGGGTGGTCGAGGGGGACGACAGCGCTACTCCATCACCACCCAACTGCTTATCCTCTACTACATCCTGTCATATGAGGAGAATCTGTTGGCTAGCACCAAACAACTAG cCCTGATGCAGAGGAAACCAAAGTCGTACTCAGCAGCCTTGATGGACCATATCCCTATTAAGTACTTGGTTACCCAGGCCCAGGGACTGCAGCAGGAGCTTGGGG GCCTGCACTCTGCCCTGCTGAGGCTGCTGGCCACCAACTTCCCCCACCTGTGTCTAGTGGAGGACTgggtgtgtgaggaggaggtgactGGTACCCTGCCCCTGCTGAGGAGAATGATGCTCCCCAGCAACACCTGCAGATACACTCAGAGCCAGCTCCACCAGG CCTTCCAGAAGTTGCCGTCCAGCAGTCCCAGGTTGATGCGGATCCTGGAGCACTTAACGCTGCTTTCACCTGGAGACCTGATCCCTTATGCAGAAGCACTCACAGCCAGCatggctctgctgctggagcccGACGTGCCTCGTCGCATATTGCAGACCCTCAACAAGCTCTGGATGGGCCTCAACACTGTGATGCCCCGCAG gttgTGGGTGATGACAGTGAACGCACTCCAAGCCTCAGCGAAGCTGCTTAGGCAGCAAACATACACTCAAAACGATCTGATGGTGGATCCGCTCATTGTGCTGCGCTGTGATCAGAGGGTGTACAG GTGTCCTCCCGTGATGGACATAGTTCTTCACATGCTGAATGGCTACCTGCTAGCCTCAAAAGCCTACCTACAGTGCCACCTGAAAGAGACAGCTGACTTTGAACGGCAGAGCCAGACAGTCACAAGCCTGGGGGTCCCTGGACAGCCAGATACACCTGAGGTCACCAGGGAGGAACTGAAGAACGCACTTCTTGCTGCACAG GATAGCGCAGCAGTCCAGCTTCTCCTTGAGGTGTGTCTGCCAACGTccgaggagcagcagctgggggCCAACACAGAGAGCCTGCTGAAGAGCATCAAGGGTCCCATGCCAGGGAAATTGAAAGAGGGAAGCCCGGGGCCGAGGGCCAGCAGAGTCCTGGAGGAAGCTGAGCCAGAGGGAGGCCTGCTCAGTGACTTGAGGGAGGTGCAATGTCTCATCTGTTGTCTGCTACATCAGATGTTCATCGCTGACCCCAACATTGCCAAGTTGGTTCACTTTCAG gGTTACCCTCAAGCTCTGTTGCCTTTAACTGTGGCAGGCATCCCCTCCATCCATATCTGTTTGGACTTCATCCCAGAGCTGCTGGCCCAGCCCCAGCTGGAAAAGCAG ATCTTTGCAATCCAATTGCTGTCATACTTGTGTACCCAGTACGCTCTCCCCAAGTCCCTCAGTGTGGCCAGGTTGGCCGTCAGTGTGATGGGGACCCTCCTCACAG tgcTGACTCATGCCAAGCGTTTCTCCTTCTTCATGCCCACACTGCCGTGCCTGGTGGCCTTCTGCCAGGCCTTCCCCCCACTCTACGATGAAGTGGCAGCTCTGCTGGTACAAGTGGGCCAAGTTTGTGCCTCTGATGTAGCCACCAAAGCCAGGGACGTTGACCCTCTCATTGCCC GCCTGCAGTATCTGAAAGAGAAGCCTCAGGAAGCTGTGGTTCAAGGAGGAGGCGGCTCCTCGAAGCTGACTTTACCTCAGAAGACAGCAGAGGAACTGGGTGGAACTGACCCTGATGTTCAACTGTGTTACTGTGTCGAAGCCACATTCATGGACATCATCAGCACCACCCTTCATGGACTATAG